From the Oncorhynchus nerka isolate Pitt River linkage group LG20, Oner_Uvic_2.0, whole genome shotgun sequence genome, one window contains:
- the LOC115103243 gene encoding 3',5'-cyclic-AMP phosphodiesterase 4D-like has protein sequence MIVTPFAQVLASLRTVRSNFAVLTHQQDRQPSKRIGSNPPSMLNTSLAEEPFQQLAVETLDELDWCLEQLDTLKTRHSVSEMASNKFKRMLNRELTQLSEASRSGNQVSEFISSTFLEKQHDMEIMSPHIKEKKEKTDKKKRPMSQIVGVKKPRIIPSVAPSNIPRFGVAATQEGFLAKQLEDINRWGVDIFKISEYSGNRPLTVAIYSIFQERELLKSFKIPADTFITFMMTLEDHYHHDVAYHNNIHAADVVQSTHVLLSTPALEAVFTDLEILAALFASAIHDVDHPGVSNQFLINTNSELALMYNDVSVLENHHLAVGFKLLQEDNCDIFQNLSKKQRQSLRKMVIDMVLATDMSKHMNLLADLKTMVETKKVTSLGVLLLDNYGDRIQVLQNMVHCADLSNPTKPLEVYRQWTDRIMVEFFTQGDRERDKGMEISPMCDKHNASIEKNQVGFIDYIVHPLWETWADLVHPDAQDILDTLEDNREWYQSMIPHSPSPTPEAQDKMGLPGGAMGAGGGGGGSSTGDKFQFELTLEEEECESDTESPPAEEEGYSSTGMEPSRTDPDSRLHSMSATSHPHTQVLSKMATSVLNLGGRTLSTDSDPEREATEDREHDQEGNAGVRRFRLGT, from the exons ATGATTGTGACACCATTTGCACAG GTACTTGCCAGTTTGAGGACGGTAAGAAGCAACTTCGCCGTTTTGACCCATCAGCAAGATCGTCAACCCAGCAA GAGAATTGGAAGTAATCCACCGTCCATGTTAAATACAAGCTTAGCAG AGGAGCCATTTCAGCAGCTGGCAGTGGAGACTCTGGACGAGCTGGACTGGTGTCTGGAGCAGCTGGATACTCTGAAGACACGCCACTCTGTCAGCGAGATGGCCTCCAATaag TTCAAGAGGATGCTGAACAGAGAGCTCACTCAGCTATCAGAGGCCAGCAGATCAGGGAACCAGGTGTCAGAGTTCATCTCCAGCACGTTCCTAG AAAAGCAACATGACATGGAGATCATGTCTCCACACAtcaaggagaagaaggagaaaacGGACAAGAAGAAGCGTCCCATGTCCCAGATCGTGGGGGTGAAGAAGCCCAGAATCATCCCCAGTGTGGCCCCCTCCAACATCCCCCGCTTCGGGGTTGCAGCCACTCAGGAGGGCTTTCTCGCCAAG CAGTTGGAAGATATAAACCGATGGGGTGTGGATATTTTCAAAATATCTGAATATTCTGGGAATCGTCCGCTGACGGTGGCAATTTATTCAATTTTCCAG GAGCGAGAGCTGCTGAAGTCATTCAAGATCCCTGCAGACACCTTCATCACCTTCATGATGACCCTGGAGGACCACTACCACCATGATGTGGCCTACCACAACAACATCCATGCTGCAGACGTGGTCCAGTCCACCCacgtcctcctctctacccctgccCTGGAG GCGGTGTTCACTGACTTGGAGATCCTAGCTGCTCTGTTTGCCAGTGCTATACATGATGTGGACCACCCGGGGGTGTCTAACCAGTTCCTCATCAACACCA ACTCCGAGCTGGCCCTGATGTACAACGACGTGTCGGTCCTGGAGAACCACCACCTGGCCGTGGGCTTTAAGCTGCTGCAGGAGGACAACTGTGACATCTTCCAGAACCTGAGCAAGAAACAGAGACAGTCCCTACGCAAGATGGTCATAGACATGGTGTTAGCCACAGACATGTCCAAACACATGAACCTGCTGGCGGACCTGAAGACTATGGTGGAGACCAAGAAGGTGACCAGTCTAGGAGTACTTCTACTAGACAACTATGGAGATCGTATCCAG GTCCTCCAGAACATGGTTCACTGTGCTGACCTCAGTAACCCCACCAAGCCCCTGGAGGTCTACCGCCAGTGGACTGACCGCATCATGGTGGAGTTCTTCAcccagggggacagggagagggacaagGGCATGGAGATCAGCCCCATGTGTGACAAACACAACGCCTCCATCGAGAAGAACCAG GTGGGCTTCATAGACTACATCGTCCACCCTCTGTGGGAGACGTGGGCAGACCTGGTCCACCCTGATGCCCAGGACATCCTAGACACGCTGGAGGACAATCGCGAGTGGTACCAGAGCATGATCCCACACAGCCCCTCGCCCACACCCGAGGCCCAGGACAAGATGGGCCTGCCTGGGGGAGCCATGGgagctggagggggtggaggtggaTCGTCCACAGGAGATAAGTTCCAGTTTGAGCTGAccctagaggaggaggagtgcgAGTCCGACACAGAGAGCCCTCCggcagaggaggaggggtacagtAGCACTGGGATGGAGCCTTCTAGGACTGACCCGGACAGCAGACTCCATTCCATGTCTGCCACTTCTCACCCACACACGCAAGTACTCTccaaaatggctacctctgtcctCAATCTTGGTGGCAGGACTTTGTCCACAGACTCTGACCCAGAAAGGGAGGCCACCGAAGACAGAGAACATGACCAAGAAGGTAACGCCGGTGTGAGGCGCTTCAGGCTAGGTACATAA